The following are encoded in a window of Candidatus Campbellbacteria bacterium genomic DNA:
- a CDS encoding phage holin family protein → MDRLLLKWLITALSLMLVSELLPGVEIDGFWVAVVSAFVLGIFNVTLKPILYVLTLPINILTLGLFSFVLNGFFFYFVAVFVSGFMVDGFWAAVFGAVIVSLLASTVELGSNSKGKNV, encoded by the coding sequence ATGGATAGATTACTTTTAAAATGGCTTATAACGGCACTTTCGCTGATGTTAGTTTCCGAGCTTTTGCCCGGAGTGGAAATTGACGGTTTTTGGGTAGCGGTGGTTTCTGCTTTTGTATTGGGAATATTTAACGTAACCCTTAAGCCCATACTTTATGTTCTTACTCTGCCTATAAATATTTTAACCTTAGGGCTTTTCTCTTTTGTGTTAAATGGATTCTTCTTCTATTTTGTAGCTGTGTTTGTGAGCGGATTTATGGTTGATGGCTTTTGGGCTGCTGTATTTGGAGCGGTCATCGTGTCATTGTTAGCTTCAACGGTAGAGTTGGGAAGTAATTCTAAAGGGAAAAATGTCTAA
- the obgE gene encoding GTPase ObgE: MTFVDEITLDLSAGDGGDGVVRWLHLKGKEFSGPSGGDGGRGGDVVIRAVKDLSVLTRYTHSPNLEAEKGDSGRSKNQTGKNGSDLIVELPIGTVLTRELDGAQFELLEEGQEMVVLKGGKGGLGNTHFKSSTNINPMEQTNGKPGEHSRFFIELRLIADVGFVGLPNAGKSTLLNTLTNAKSEVGNYNFTTLEPHLGTFYEFIIADIPGLIEGASQGKGLGHKFLRHISRTKMLVHCVSLENENVVEVYDSVRNELKNFDEKLLDKHEIILLTKSDEVDQDTLNKKREELIAHTEKTVREISVLDDASVKKFADFLAKELEEKKNK; this comes from the coding sequence ATGACATTTGTAGATGAAATTACTTTAGATCTAAGCGCCGGAGATGGTGGAGATGGTGTAGTTCGCTGGCTCCATCTCAAAGGGAAAGAATTTTCTGGTCCGTCGGGAGGAGACGGTGGTCGTGGCGGCGATGTCGTCATCCGGGCAGTTAAAGACCTTTCCGTTCTTACACGTTATACCCACTCTCCTAATTTGGAGGCTGAAAAAGGCGATAGTGGTCGCAGTAAAAACCAAACCGGCAAAAACGGCAGTGATCTGATAGTAGAATTGCCAATTGGTACAGTTTTGACTCGCGAGTTGGATGGAGCACAGTTTGAACTTTTAGAAGAAGGTCAGGAAATGGTTGTTCTAAAGGGAGGGAAAGGCGGCTTGGGCAATACTCATTTTAAAAGCTCTACCAACATAAATCCGATGGAGCAAACCAACGGAAAACCGGGTGAACATTCGCGCTTTTTCATTGAACTTCGACTTATTGCTGATGTGGGTTTTGTGGGCCTTCCAAATGCCGGCAAGTCTACTCTTTTGAATACTCTTACAAACGCAAAATCTGAAGTAGGAAACTATAACTTCACGACTCTTGAACCGCACCTGGGTACTTTTTATGAATTTATAATCGCTGATATTCCAGGCCTTATAGAAGGGGCATCACAAGGTAAGGGGCTTGGACATAAATTTTTGCGCCATATCAGTCGTACAAAAATGTTAGTTCACTGTGTCTCTCTAGAAAATGAAAATGTGGTTGAAGTTTATGATTCTGTACGAAACGAGCTGAAAAATTTTGATGAAAAATTGCTCGATAAACACGAAATTATTTTACTTACCAAATCAGATGAAGTGGACCAAGATACGCTTAATAAAAAAAGAGAAGAACTCATAGCTCATACCGAAAAAACAGTGCGTGAAATTTCTGTTCTTGATGATGCAAGTGTTAAAAAATTCGCTGATTTTTTAGCAAAAGAGCTGGAAGAAAAGAAAAATAAGTGA
- the gap gene encoding type I glyceraldehyde-3-phosphate dehydrogenase, with the protein MSIRVGINGFGRIGRSFYKVAHTRDDIEVVAINDLGDPENLAYLLKYDTAQTSPLKEVNIEEDGDAKSLVSDGRRAKFFSIRDPKEIPWGDYDVDVVVESTGIFRTYEKSKQHLDAGAKRVVVSAPIKGEEVEGISGGTVLMGINEEDFAGKQITSNASCTTNSGSPLVAILNESIGIEKALLNTVHAYTASQSLVDGPNKDWRKGRAAAQNIIPTTTGAAIATTKVIPDLEGKFDGIALRVPVIAGSVADITFISKRDTSKEEVNEILMNASQEPRWMKTFGATYEPIVSSDIVGSEKASIADLTFTRVVGGNLVKVLAWYDNEMGYTYSLVEHVVKAGQFLDN; encoded by the coding sequence ATGTCTATTAGAGTTGGAATAAACGGTTTCGGTAGGATCGGTAGAAGTTTTTATAAGGTAGCGCATACGCGAGATGATATCGAGGTTGTGGCCATTAACGATCTCGGAGATCCGGAAAATCTAGCTTATCTTTTGAAATATGATACCGCGCAAACTTCTCCGTTGAAGGAGGTTAATATTGAGGAAGACGGAGACGCAAAGAGCTTGGTCTCCGATGGCCGTAGAGCAAAATTCTTTTCCATACGAGATCCCAAAGAAATACCTTGGGGGGATTATGATGTTGATGTGGTGGTGGAATCCACTGGCATCTTTAGAACTTATGAGAAGTCCAAACAACATCTTGACGCGGGGGCTAAGCGCGTAGTTGTATCTGCGCCGATCAAAGGTGAGGAAGTAGAGGGTATATCCGGAGGCACCGTTCTTATGGGAATAAACGAAGAAGATTTCGCGGGAAAGCAAATTACTTCCAACGCATCTTGCACAACAAACTCCGGCTCGCCTTTGGTTGCTATACTTAACGAGTCAATTGGTATAGAAAAGGCTCTTTTGAATACTGTGCACGCTTATACAGCTTCACAGTCACTCGTAGATGGTCCCAATAAAGACTGGCGGAAGGGTCGGGCGGCGGCGCAAAATATTATACCTACCACAACTGGCGCAGCTATAGCTACAACTAAAGTAATTCCGGATTTGGAAGGAAAATTTGACGGCATAGCCCTTCGTGTTCCGGTGATAGCCGGATCGGTGGCAGATATTACTTTTATCTCCAAGCGAGACACATCAAAAGAAGAAGTGAATGAAATTCTTATGAATGCATCTCAGGAACCACGCTGGATGAAGACGTTTGGAGCGACCTATGAACCTATTGTGTCTTCAGATATAGTCGGATCGGAAAAAGCTTCTATTGCAGATCTCACATTTACTCGTGTAGTAGGCGGCAATCTTGTAAAAGTACTGGCTTGGTACGATAACGAAATGGGGTATACGTATTCTTTAGTTGAGCACGTTGTTAAAGCAGGTCAGTTTTTGGATAATTAA
- the gatB gene encoding Asp-tRNA(Asn)/Glu-tRNA(Gln) amidotransferase subunit GatB: MKDDYKPTIGLEIHAELKTKSKMFCGCENAPHTSEPNSRICPICMAHPGTLPKINKEAVKNVLKVGVALNGNLADFTEFDRKNYFYPDIPKGYQISQYEYPLVTGGRLCEVDITRIHLEEDTAKSTHDKGDYSLVDYNRAGVPLMELVTEPVIKSGKKAADFARELQLLLRTLDISEANMERGEMRVEANISVSKSEDFGTKTEVKNLNSFRSVEKAIAFEIERQIEILENGETVEQETRGWDENKQETYTQRKKESSQDYRYFPEPDLPKLKISQLEEFSKNSLLSEIPELPNEKRKRLIDLGIKEEDVETLILDFQLGDFFDEVSNLLNGSAAKLKLAANYITSDLQGIRSNDSEIQLPRAELFVELINMIDSGELSSRGAKDTLVLLFDKDESPKKLAEEANLLQQSDESALEKVVEEVIAENPEVVTDYKSGNENVFQFFIGQGMKKTKGSANPQVLAEIFKKKLK; the protein is encoded by the coding sequence ATGAAAGACGACTATAAACCCACAATAGGGCTTGAAATTCACGCGGAGCTGAAGACCAAGTCAAAAATGTTCTGTGGTTGCGAAAACGCTCCACACACAAGTGAGCCCAACTCTCGGATCTGCCCAATTTGCATGGCACACCCAGGGACGCTTCCTAAGATCAATAAGGAAGCGGTAAAAAATGTTCTTAAGGTAGGAGTCGCTTTGAATGGCAACCTCGCTGATTTTACAGAATTCGATAGGAAGAACTATTTCTATCCGGACATCCCTAAGGGGTACCAAATTTCACAATATGAATACCCCCTAGTTACCGGCGGGAGATTATGTGAAGTTGACATAACCCGTATTCACTTAGAAGAGGATACTGCCAAGTCTACACATGACAAAGGAGATTATTCCCTGGTTGATTATAATCGCGCGGGAGTGCCTCTTATGGAATTAGTAACAGAGCCCGTTATAAAAAGCGGTAAAAAAGCTGCGGATTTTGCCCGAGAATTGCAGTTGCTTCTTCGCACTCTGGATATCTCTGAGGCAAATATGGAAAGAGGAGAGATGCGCGTTGAAGCTAATATTTCGGTATCAAAATCAGAGGATTTTGGTACCAAAACCGAAGTAAAGAATTTAAATTCATTTCGTTCTGTAGAGAAGGCGATTGCCTTTGAAATAGAACGTCAGATAGAAATATTAGAAAACGGCGAGACAGTTGAGCAGGAAACACGAGGCTGGGACGAAAACAAACAAGAGACATACACTCAGAGAAAAAAGGAATCGTCACAAGACTATAGGTATTTCCCCGAGCCGGATCTTCCTAAATTAAAGATTTCGCAACTAGAAGAATTTTCCAAAAATAGCTTACTTTCTGAAATACCAGAACTTCCGAATGAAAAAAGGAAACGTCTGATCGATCTGGGTATTAAGGAGGAAGATGTCGAAACGTTGATCTTAGATTTTCAATTAGGTGACTTTTTTGATGAGGTATCGAATTTATTAAATGGGAGTGCCGCTAAGTTAAAATTAGCCGCGAATTATATAACCTCCGACCTTCAGGGCATAAGATCAAATGACTCGGAGATACAACTACCTAGAGCTGAGCTCTTTGTCGAGCTTATTAATATGATCGATTCAGGAGAGCTTTCTAGTAGAGGCGCGAAAGATACACTGGTTTTGCTTTTTGATAAGGACGAATCACCCAAAAAACTAGCTGAAGAAGCAAATCTCTTGCAGCAGAGCGATGAGAGTGCATTAGAAAAAGTCGTTGAAGAGGTCATAGCGGAGAATCCAGAAGTTGTTACTGATTACAAGTCAGGCAATGAGAATGTATTTCAGTTTTTTATAGGGCAAGGAATGAAAAAAACAAAAGGGTCAGCTAATCCACAAGTTTTGGCAGAGATTTTCAAAAAGAAATTAAAATAA
- a CDS encoding MYG1 family protein, whose product MSKTIVVHNSTFHADDLFAAATLKKYLLSEGVDQTDIEIIRTRDKDIIEQADFVADVGGVYDPGSNRFDHHQKGGAGERENGIPFAAFGLVWKKFGGAVCGSEEVAKAVDERLAETIDALDNGVDIWGETDVDISFRYNLQSAFYGLRPTWKEAPDYTKNEAFFRALDIAELVLDREIAQAKARLEAFAIVEDAYKNSSINDERILFLEKSYPYMEFVEDNPQILFVIKPDSENGNWEIVSVPKSISTPFDARKLLPEEWAGKRDGDLVNASGVEDAFFVHNKRFIGVASSKEGVFELANKALETE is encoded by the coding sequence ATGTCTAAAACGATCGTAGTACACAATAGTACATTTCACGCGGACGATCTATTTGCCGCGGCCACATTAAAAAAATACTTGTTGTCCGAAGGTGTTGATCAAACTGATATAGAAATAATACGTACTCGGGATAAGGACATAATTGAACAAGCAGATTTTGTTGCTGACGTTGGGGGCGTTTATGATCCAGGATCTAATCGGTTTGATCACCATCAAAAAGGAGGCGCAGGTGAAAGGGAGAATGGCATACCTTTTGCCGCTTTTGGGCTAGTTTGGAAAAAATTTGGCGGCGCGGTATGCGGAAGTGAGGAAGTGGCAAAAGCTGTAGACGAAAGACTTGCTGAAACCATAGACGCTTTAGACAACGGAGTAGATATTTGGGGTGAGACTGATGTAGATATTTCTTTTAGGTACAACCTGCAGTCGGCTTTTTATGGTCTACGCCCCACTTGGAAAGAAGCGCCAGATTATACTAAAAATGAAGCATTCTTTAGGGCTCTCGATATTGCAGAGCTTGTGCTCGATAGAGAAATTGCGCAGGCTAAAGCCAGACTCGAAGCATTCGCCATTGTTGAGGATGCATACAAAAATTCTTCTATCAACGATGAGCGCATTTTATTTTTAGAAAAGAGCTACCCTTATATGGAGTTTGTTGAAGATAATCCGCAAATATTGTTTGTAATTAAACCGGATTCAGAGAATGGTAATTGGGAAATAGTATCAGTGCCGAAATCTATTTCTACTCCCTTTGACGCTAGGAAACTATTACCAGAGGAATGGGCTGGTAAAAGAGATGGCGATTTAGTCAACGCTTCCGGTGTAGAAGACGCTTTTTTTGTACACAATAAGCGCTTTATTGGAGTAGCTAGTTCAAAAGAAGGCGTTTTTGAATTAGCTAATAAAGCCCTTGAAACTGAATAA